The following are encoded together in the Dickeya lacustris genome:
- a CDS encoding type III PLP-dependent enzyme translates to MANLFLSPSAGAEADRDARDGAPALPAHIRAAIIRLQQQQTDPLAAFVYDLNALRQHVSRVMAALPDGVELYYAIKANSEKPILDALAPLVHGFEISSGGEIARVLGCDTRKPFVFSGPGKLDADFTQALTHGVQAIHVESRREIARLQQCASAHGVVQPVLLRINPTLPDLLTSKLAMAGTPTPFGIDESELAEAVRDVDNASHLQLTGFHVHAMSHQMDVARHQQLLAFYLTRWPHWKALSARPETVRHLNVGGGIGVAYLTPARFDWQALCDDLKNRLAPLRDAPLLRFEPGRFISAYCGYYAIEVLDKKYSHGKGFLVCRGGTHQFRLPVAQGHDHPIIPIARHRTPRHDGAASTAQAWTVVGQLCTPKDVLSRDQRLGDVAVGDILVLPLAGAYGYNISHADFLCHPRPIQAFMDADAVMRDADGALLGE, encoded by the coding sequence ATGGCTAATCTGTTTTTGTCGCCCAGCGCCGGGGCTGAGGCAGACCGCGATGCCCGTGATGGCGCGCCTGCGCTGCCTGCACACATTCGCGCCGCCATTATCCGGTTGCAGCAGCAACAAACTGACCCGCTGGCGGCCTTTGTCTATGACCTGAACGCGCTGCGCCAGCACGTCAGCCGGGTGATGGCGGCCTTGCCTGACGGGGTGGAGCTGTATTACGCCATCAAAGCCAACAGCGAAAAACCGATACTGGATGCGCTGGCCCCGCTGGTACACGGCTTTGAAATCTCCTCCGGTGGTGAAATTGCCCGCGTGCTGGGGTGCGACACCCGCAAGCCGTTTGTTTTCTCCGGGCCCGGCAAGCTGGATGCCGATTTTACTCAGGCGCTGACGCACGGCGTGCAGGCAATCCACGTCGAAAGCCGCCGTGAAATTGCGCGCCTGCAACAGTGCGCCAGCGCGCACGGCGTGGTGCAGCCGGTGCTGTTACGCATCAACCCGACGCTGCCTGACTTGCTGACCAGCAAACTGGCGATGGCCGGTACGCCAACGCCGTTCGGCATCGATGAAAGCGAACTGGCCGAGGCGGTGCGTGATGTCGATAACGCCAGCCACCTGCAACTCACCGGCTTTCATGTTCATGCGATGTCGCACCAGATGGATGTCGCGCGCCATCAACAGTTGCTGGCGTTCTACCTGACACGCTGGCCGCACTGGAAGGCGCTGTCGGCGCGGCCAGAGACGGTGCGGCACCTGAATGTGGGCGGCGGCATCGGCGTGGCCTACCTGACGCCTGCGCGTTTTGACTGGCAGGCGCTGTGCGATGACCTGAAAAACCGTCTGGCGCCGTTGCGCGATGCGCCGCTGCTGCGTTTCGAGCCGGGCCGCTTCATCAGCGCCTATTGCGGGTATTACGCCATCGAAGTGCTGGATAAAAAATACAGCCACGGCAAAGGCTTTCTGGTCTGCCGGGGGGGAACGCATCAGTTTCGTTTGCCGGTGGCGCAGGGGCATGACCACCCGATTATCCCCATTGCGCGCCATCGTACACCGCGACATGACGGCGCGGCGTCAACGGCGCAGGCGTGGACGGTGGTCGGGCAGCTCTGTACGCCCAAAGATGTCCTGAGCCGCGATCAACGGCTGGGCGATGTTGCGGTGGGCGACATTCTGGTGCTGCCGCTGGCGGGTGCCTATGGCTATAACATCTCTCATGCCGATTTTCTCTGCCATCCCCGTCCGATACAGGCGTTTATGGACGCGGATGCGGTGATGCGTGATGCCGACGGAGCCCTGCTTGGTGAGTGA
- a CDS encoding HpcH/HpaI aldolase family protein produces MLRANQLKRKLATGRPVYGLIASIPSPVSIELIAEAGFDFVIIDTEHVLINPETVENMIRVAESYGLTPLVRAADFNAKTLLRLLDGGAQGIVLPRVEQAEQVRAAIQACFYHPKGERSLNSGRPGAFGKHSLAEYVVQANREIMLVAMIESAEGVRQASAIAAVEGLDMILEGAADLSQSLGMPWQTAADAVQTALDEVCQVASAHHVVYCTIVRQQDDHARARARGIQAFVLGDERGIAFRALQARLAMTTVLTEGT; encoded by the coding sequence ATGTTAAGGGCCAATCAACTCAAGCGTAAGCTGGCCACCGGGCGGCCGGTTTACGGGCTGATCGCCTCGATTCCGTCGCCGGTATCCATTGAACTGATTGCCGAAGCCGGGTTCGATTTTGTGATTATCGACACCGAACATGTGCTGATAAACCCGGAAACGGTGGAAAACATGATTCGGGTGGCGGAAAGCTACGGCCTGACGCCGCTGGTACGGGCGGCGGATTTTAACGCCAAAACCCTGCTGCGCCTGCTGGATGGCGGCGCGCAGGGCATCGTGCTGCCACGGGTCGAGCAGGCCGAACAGGTGCGCGCGGCTATTCAGGCCTGTTTTTACCACCCGAAAGGCGAGCGCAGCCTCAACAGCGGCCGCCCCGGTGCGTTTGGCAAGCACAGCCTGGCGGAGTATGTGGTGCAGGCGAACCGGGAAATCATGCTGGTGGCGATGATTGAGAGCGCCGAAGGCGTGCGTCAGGCCAGCGCGATTGCCGCCGTGGAGGGGCTCGACATGATCCTCGAAGGTGCCGCCGACCTCTCTCAGTCGCTTGGCATGCCGTGGCAAACCGCTGCCGATGCGGTGCAAACCGCCCTCGACGAGGTTTGTCAGGTGGCCTCGGCGCACCACGTCGTCTACTGCACCATTGTGCGCCAGCAAGATGACCACGCCCGCGCCCGGGCGCGCGGCATACAGGCTTTTGTATTAGGTGACGAGCGCGGCATCGCGTTTCGCGCACTCCAGGCCAGACTGGCCATGACGACCGTATTGACAGAAGGAACGTAA
- a CDS encoding DHA2 family efflux MFS transporter permease subunit, producing MSERQVIEHPVTEHPVTQCQVTERQPSRGLVVATVLLGTTTVSLNNSSLNPALPVFIEVFAIGPLWATWIVAAFMVSMGITMPLTGYLGDRLGNRRLYLLGTALFIAGSVIGALAGTIGWVIAARVVQGIASGLMIPLSLTLIFSVYPKAERGGITGLWGAAVMLAPALGPLCGGLLLAWFSWPALFVMNIPIGLLALLLGWRVLPYTAPAPRRAFDVAGYVLVCVGVGVLMTVTGRLHHAAALWQPLNVLMLLVSLLCLAAFVRLELRLAQPLLNLRIFTLRGYRLSVVIAVVQSVGMFECLVLLPMLVQMVMGYSALWTGLALLATALCASLFGKLGGHWLPRYGAARVVSLGLMLTALATLGLGFCGAHSSLSALFGWMALRGAGLGLSYMPVTTAGLNALPQALVTQGAAMNNISRRLVSSLAIVLASLYLEYRLAGSVLAPALARASAISEAFIATAVVIALALPCAWRFPATSDEAAANALLSGTPPVR from the coding sequence GTGAGTGAACGTCAGGTGATCGAACATCCGGTAACTGAACATCCGGTAACTCAATGTCAGGTAACGGAACGCCAGCCATCGCGCGGGCTGGTGGTGGCCACCGTGTTGCTCGGCACCACCACCGTCAGCCTGAATAACAGCTCGCTTAACCCGGCGTTACCGGTGTTTATCGAGGTGTTTGCGATAGGCCCGCTGTGGGCAACCTGGATTGTCGCGGCTTTTATGGTGAGCATGGGTATCACCATGCCGCTCACCGGTTATCTGGGCGACCGGCTCGGCAACCGCCGCCTTTATCTGCTGGGCACGGCGCTGTTTATTGCCGGTTCAGTCATCGGCGCGCTGGCGGGAACGATAGGCTGGGTGATTGCCGCCCGCGTGGTGCAGGGCATCGCCAGCGGGCTGATGATCCCGCTGTCGCTGACGCTGATTTTCTCGGTCTACCCGAAAGCGGAGCGCGGTGGCATCACCGGGCTGTGGGGCGCAGCGGTCATGCTGGCTCCGGCGCTGGGCCCGCTGTGCGGCGGCCTGTTGCTGGCGTGGTTCTCCTGGCCTGCGCTGTTTGTCATGAATATTCCGATTGGGCTGCTGGCGCTGCTGCTGGGCTGGCGCGTGTTGCCATACACCGCGCCTGCGCCACGGCGTGCGTTTGATGTCGCCGGTTATGTGCTGGTGTGCGTTGGCGTTGGCGTGCTGATGACCGTGACCGGTCGGCTGCATCACGCCGCCGCGCTGTGGCAACCCCTGAATGTGCTGATGTTGCTGGTGTCACTGCTCTGTCTGGCGGCGTTTGTGCGCCTTGAGCTGCGTCTGGCGCAGCCGCTGCTGAATTTGCGCATTTTCACGCTGCGCGGCTACCGGCTCAGTGTGGTGATTGCGGTGGTGCAATCGGTCGGCATGTTTGAGTGCCTGGTGCTGTTGCCGATGCTGGTGCAGATGGTGATGGGCTACAGCGCACTGTGGACGGGGCTGGCGCTGCTGGCAACGGCGCTGTGCGCCAGTCTGTTTGGCAAACTCGGCGGCCACTGGCTTCCCCGCTACGGCGCGGCGCGGGTGGTCAGCCTCGGGCTGATGCTGACGGCGCTGGCGACGCTGGGGCTCGGCTTTTGCGGCGCGCACAGTTCGCTCTCGGCGCTGTTTGGCTGGATGGCGCTGCGCGGTGCCGGGCTTGGCTTGTCCTACATGCCGGTGACGACCGCCGGGCTCAATGCCCTGCCGCAGGCGCTGGTGACGCAAGGCGCGGCGATGAACAACATTTCACGGCGGCTGGTGTCCTCGCTGGCGATAGTGCTGGCCTCGCTGTATCTCGAATATCGACTCGCAGGCAGCGTGCTTGCTCCGGCGCTGGCGCGCGCCTCGGCCATCAGTGAGGCCTTTATCGCTACGGCGGTGGTGATTGCACTGGCGCTGCCCTGTGCGTGGCGTTTTCCCGCGACGAGTGATGAGGCCGCTGCCAATGCGCTGCTCTCAGGGACGCCGCCGGTGCGTTAG
- a CDS encoding ABC transporter substrate-binding protein, whose protein sequence is MNEYLVSRRRLLRWSLSLLPLAAGLPALAQVQARPPRLITLFQGATDTAVALGITPVGVVDSWTEKPMYRYLRAALDGVAHVGLETQPSLEDIVLLKPEMIVASRFRHQRLQPLLSQIAPVVMLDEIYQFKTTLAVMGQALGVQAQAGQCLQHWQQRVATLQAQLRQRFGGATLPTVAVLDIREDHIRSYLPPSFPGSVLSELGFGWSETSRSQPGVSLKLTNKESLPVLDAEVFFVFLRANSPAVQRHYQSLIQHPLWQRLRAVQRGQVWVVDGVAWSLSGGILGANLMLDDIHRVTGIGGEVAS, encoded by the coding sequence GTGAATGAGTATTTAGTTTCGCGCCGCCGATTGCTGCGGTGGTCGTTAAGCCTGTTGCCGTTGGCCGCAGGCTTACCGGCGCTGGCTCAGGTTCAGGCCCGGCCACCCCGGTTAATAACGCTATTTCAGGGGGCGACGGATACGGCGGTGGCGCTGGGTATCACCCCGGTCGGCGTGGTGGACTCGTGGACGGAAAAGCCGATGTATCGCTACCTGCGCGCGGCGCTTGATGGCGTGGCGCATGTCGGGCTGGAAACGCAGCCCAGTCTTGAAGATATCGTGTTGCTAAAACCGGAGATGATTGTCGCATCGCGCTTTCGCCATCAGCGTTTGCAGCCGCTGTTATCACAGATTGCGCCGGTGGTGATGCTGGATGAAATCTACCAGTTTAAAACCACGCTGGCGGTGATGGGGCAGGCATTGGGCGTGCAGGCGCAGGCCGGGCAGTGCCTGCAACACTGGCAGCAGCGGGTGGCGACGTTGCAGGCACAGTTACGCCAGCGGTTTGGCGGCGCGACTTTGCCGACGGTAGCGGTGCTGGATATCCGCGAAGATCATATCCGCAGCTACCTGCCGCCCAGTTTTCCCGGCTCGGTACTGAGCGAACTGGGGTTTGGCTGGAGCGAAACCAGCCGCAGCCAGCCGGGTGTCTCACTCAAACTCACCAACAAGGAGAGCCTTCCGGTGCTGGATGCCGAGGTGTTTTTTGTGTTTTTACGCGCCAACAGCCCGGCGGTGCAACGCCATTATCAGTCGCTGATTCAGCATCCGCTGTGGCAGCGTTTGCGCGCTGTGCAGCGCGGGCAGGTGTGGGTGGTCGATGGCGTCGCCTGGAGTTTGTCCGGCGGTATTCTGGGGGCCAACCTGATGCTCGATGATATCCATCGGGTAACGGGGATCGGCGGGGAGGTGGCATCATGA
- a CDS encoding FecCD family ABC transporter permease — protein MSPLITAARRPWPVLLTAGLAVLVLAGLSVMTGPVWIAPGQVLAAFWQHDALNVSHILVTSTRLARTLMAMLVGAALAVAGLLMQVLTRNPLASPGLFGINAGAMFLLIVCVSWFPALGMAVWLWAAFAGAALAGGLVWLVGTLGKGSLNPLRIVLAGAAITALFSAFSQALLVVNQEGLDTVLFWLAGSVAGRELNAVLPLMGYGVLALLAAMCLSGQINVLHAGDAIARGLGQRTARLRALMSLVVVVLAGSAVAMAGSIGFIGLIVPHLARTLLPADHRWLLPGCALLGAALLLLADILARVVILPQEVPVGVMTALFGAPFFIMQLRRGGRHGAG, from the coding sequence ATGAGCCCGCTCATCACGGCGGCGCGCAGGCCGTGGCCGGTGCTGCTGACGGCGGGGCTGGCGGTGCTGGTGCTGGCGGGCTTGAGCGTGATGACCGGCCCGGTGTGGATTGCGCCGGGGCAGGTGCTGGCGGCCTTCTGGCAGCATGATGCGCTTAATGTCAGCCACATTCTGGTGACATCCACCCGGCTGGCGCGCACGCTGATGGCGATGCTGGTCGGGGCGGCGCTGGCGGTGGCGGGGCTGCTGATGCAGGTCTTGACGCGTAACCCGCTGGCCTCGCCGGGGCTGTTTGGCATTAACGCTGGCGCGATGTTCCTGCTCATCGTCTGCGTGTCCTGGTTTCCCGCGCTCGGCATGGCGGTGTGGCTCTGGGCGGCGTTTGCCGGTGCGGCGCTGGCAGGCGGCCTGGTGTGGCTGGTTGGCACGCTCGGGAAAGGCAGCCTGAACCCGCTGCGTATTGTGCTGGCTGGGGCGGCTATCACCGCGCTGTTCTCGGCGTTCAGTCAGGCGCTGCTGGTGGTCAATCAGGAGGGGCTGGACACGGTGTTGTTCTGGCTGGCCGGGTCGGTGGCCGGGCGCGAGCTTAACGCGGTGTTGCCGCTGATGGGATACGGCGTACTGGCGCTGCTGGCGGCGATGTGCCTGAGCGGGCAAATCAATGTGTTGCATGCCGGTGATGCCATTGCGCGCGGGCTGGGCCAGCGCACCGCGCGCCTGCGGGCGCTGATGAGTCTGGTGGTGGTGGTGCTGGCGGGCAGCGCGGTGGCGATGGCGGGCAGTATCGGCTTTATCGGCCTGATTGTCCCGCACCTCGCCCGCACGCTGCTGCCCGCCGACCACCGCTGGTTGTTGCCCGGCTGTGCGCTGCTGGGGGCAGCGTTGCTGTTGCTGGCCGATATTCTGGCGCGCGTGGTTATCCTGCCGCAGGAGGTGCCGGTGGGCGTGATGACGGCGCTGTTTGGCGCACCGTTTTTTATTATGCAACTGCGGCGCGGAGGGCGGCATGGTGCCGGATAA
- a CDS encoding IucA/IucC family protein produces the protein METFSAPFIPSQRQDDTCNWLTQPDSGGDACAQRYARVEQRVVGQLLQTLLYEEVVPWQSIPQADGRSQFILRGVDARQAAVEYRCLGRINDSFSLIRLDYASLRRCDASGEESQPTLHLLLAELLGEQQDNPFLTRFVQELEQTQLKDLQARTQRYQPDGPAHQLGFDALERHFMDAHSYHPCYKSRIGFSLQDNRQFGPEFATPIALVWLALAKNRASANHSTSLNLDDFLLAECGPAQVQAFSERLAQQGRQIDDYWLVPVHPWQWRQVIVPVFYPELACGELIYLGLSQASYQAQQSIRTLANVADTSRPYVKLALSITNTSSTRILARHTVMNGPIITDWLHALIDTDQTARNLKMVILREVAGVSFDTQALLPTRMAQAYGTLGALWRENIHTYLQAGEQAVPFNGLSHVEHGDNSDDKNGAPTPFIDHWVRQYGLEAWTRQLLAVTVTPIIHMLYAEGIGMESHGQNIILIARDGWPERIALKDFHDGVRYSPDHLARPAMRPDLVPLPASHAKINRNSFILTEDVNAVRDFTCDAFFFICLAEMAIFLRQHYALPEAHFWQMTAEVVLGYQAAHPQHRSRYALFDVFAPTYEVEELTKRRLLGDGERRFKAVPNPLYPFRPASC, from the coding sequence ATGGAAACATTCTCAGCCCCCTTCATCCCCTCGCAGAGGCAGGATGACACCTGTAATTGGTTAACGCAGCCAGACAGCGGCGGTGACGCGTGCGCGCAACGCTATGCGCGCGTTGAGCAACGCGTGGTCGGGCAACTGCTGCAAACGCTGCTGTATGAAGAGGTTGTGCCCTGGCAGAGCATCCCGCAGGCTGATGGCCGCAGCCAGTTTATTCTCCGGGGCGTGGATGCCCGGCAGGCGGCGGTGGAGTACCGCTGTCTGGGGCGAATAAACGACAGCTTTTCGCTCATTCGCCTTGATTACGCCAGCCTGCGCCGGTGCGATGCCAGCGGCGAGGAGAGCCAGCCAACGCTGCATCTGCTGCTGGCCGAGCTGCTGGGCGAGCAACAGGACAACCCGTTCCTGACGCGCTTTGTGCAGGAGTTAGAGCAGACGCAACTGAAAGATTTACAGGCGCGCACGCAGCGCTACCAACCGGACGGGCCTGCGCACCAGTTGGGTTTTGATGCGCTGGAGCGGCATTTCATGGATGCGCACAGCTACCACCCTTGCTACAAATCCCGCATCGGTTTTAGCCTGCAAGATAACCGGCAATTTGGGCCGGAGTTCGCCACGCCGATTGCGCTGGTGTGGCTGGCGCTGGCCAAAAACCGCGCATCAGCCAACCATTCAACTTCGCTGAATCTGGACGATTTCCTGCTGGCCGAATGCGGCCCGGCACAGGTGCAGGCGTTCAGCGAACGGCTGGCGCAGCAGGGACGACAGATAGATGACTATTGGCTGGTGCCGGTGCATCCGTGGCAGTGGCGGCAGGTGATTGTCCCGGTGTTCTACCCGGAGCTGGCCTGCGGCGAGCTGATTTACCTTGGCCTGTCGCAGGCCAGTTATCAGGCGCAGCAGTCGATTCGCACACTGGCGAATGTCGCGGATACGTCACGGCCTTACGTCAAGCTGGCGCTGAGTATTACCAACACCTCCAGCACCCGGATTTTAGCGCGGCACACGGTGATGAACGGGCCGATTATTACCGACTGGCTACACGCGCTGATCGACACCGACCAGACCGCCCGTAACCTGAAAATGGTTATCCTGCGCGAAGTGGCGGGCGTCAGCTTCGACACTCAGGCGCTGTTACCGACGCGCATGGCGCAAGCCTATGGCACGCTCGGAGCCCTCTGGCGCGAGAATATTCACACCTATCTGCAAGCCGGTGAGCAGGCGGTGCCGTTTAACGGTTTAAGCCACGTTGAGCACGGTGATAACAGCGATGATAAAAACGGTGCGCCAACGCCGTTTATCGACCACTGGGTGCGGCAGTATGGGCTGGAGGCCTGGACGCGCCAGTTGCTGGCGGTGACGGTGACGCCGATTATCCACATGCTGTATGCCGAGGGCATCGGCATGGAATCCCACGGGCAGAATATTATTCTGATTGCGCGTGACGGCTGGCCTGAGCGCATTGCGCTAAAAGACTTCCACGACGGCGTGCGTTACAGCCCGGATCATCTGGCGCGCCCGGCGATGCGCCCGGATCTGGTGCCGCTACCGGCCAGCCACGCCAAAATCAACCGCAACTCCTTCATTCTGACGGAAGACGTCAACGCGGTGCGCGATTTCACCTGCGACGCCTTTTTCTTCATTTGTCTGGCGGAGATGGCGATTTTCCTGCGCCAGCATTATGCCCTGCCGGAAGCGCACTTCTGGCAAATGACGGCGGAGGTGGTGCTGGGCTATCAGGCCGCCCACCCGCAGCATCGCTCACGCTATGCGCTGTTTGATGTGTTTGCCCCGACCTACGAGGTGGAAGAGCTGACCAAACGCCGCCTGCTCGGTGATGGCGAACGCCGCTTTAAAGCGGTGCCGAACCCGCTTTATCCATTCCGGCCTGCATCATGTTAA
- a CDS encoding FecCD family ABC transporter permease yields the protein MVPDNRTYERVWRWGRWSRQYNLNTLYRLALMTGVLLALMITSLGIGKVWLAPWEVWRALWSSAPDPGTLEGANMIVRQLRLPRVLLAALVGGALAVSGLMLQAMVRNPLASPDILGISSGASAAAVGYLSFGASLFGPHYLPLAAMAGAGGAACAVYALAWQSGVSPLRLVLTGVGVSALLMATTTFLLVFSPLTTTLSAYVWLTGSVYGASWQDARALAGWLVLLLPCLILLARQVQVQQLDDALAQGIGVRVQAVRLALLALSVALAGAAIACGGAMAFVGLIAPHIAKRLVPPGFAAQAIMAFLCGAALVNVADLCARTLFLPLDLPAGIFVAVLGAPFFLYLLMQQRQEGNG from the coding sequence ATGGTGCCGGATAATCGAACGTATGAGCGCGTGTGGCGCTGGGGGCGGTGGTCGCGCCAGTACAACCTGAATACGCTGTATCGCCTTGCGCTGATGACCGGCGTACTGCTCGCTCTGATGATAACCTCGCTTGGCATCGGGAAAGTGTGGCTTGCGCCGTGGGAGGTGTGGCGCGCGCTGTGGTCTTCTGCGCCAGACCCTGGCACGCTTGAGGGTGCAAACATGATAGTCCGGCAGTTGCGTTTACCGCGCGTCCTGCTGGCGGCGCTGGTGGGCGGTGCGCTGGCTGTGTCCGGCCTGATGTTGCAGGCGATGGTGCGTAACCCGCTGGCCTCACCGGATATTCTGGGTATCAGCAGTGGAGCCAGCGCAGCGGCGGTGGGCTATTTGTCGTTTGGCGCATCGCTGTTCGGGCCGCATTATCTGCCGCTGGCGGCGATGGCCGGTGCCGGTGGCGCGGCCTGTGCGGTGTATGCACTGGCCTGGCAGTCCGGTGTGTCGCCGTTGCGACTGGTACTGACCGGCGTGGGCGTTTCGGCGCTGTTGATGGCGACAACCACTTTTCTGCTGGTTTTCAGCCCGCTGACCACTACGCTGTCGGCGTATGTCTGGCTGACGGGCAGCGTGTATGGCGCAAGCTGGCAAGACGCGCGCGCGCTGGCGGGGTGGCTGGTGCTGTTGCTGCCGTGCCTGATACTGCTGGCGCGTCAGGTGCAGGTACAACAACTGGATGACGCACTGGCGCAGGGCATTGGCGTGCGGGTGCAAGCGGTGCGGCTGGCGTTGCTGGCGCTGAGTGTTGCGCTGGCCGGGGCCGCAATTGCCTGCGGCGGGGCGATGGCGTTTGTCGGCCTGATTGCGCCACACATCGCCAAACGGCTGGTGCCGCCGGGGTTTGCCGCACAGGCCATCATGGCGTTTTTATGCGGTGCGGCGCTGGTTAACGTGGCTGACTTGTGCGCCCGCACGCTGTTTTTGCCGCTGGATTTACCGGCCGGTATTTTTGTTGCGGTGCTGGGCGCACCGTTCTTTTTATATTTATTGATGCAACAACGGCAGGAAGGAAACGGATGA
- a CDS encoding IucA/IucC family protein, whose product MNAHPHTHAHYQAACASVMQDLVDCLLAESFFGSAPLALYTPESWRQHYGCATPFGEFTRDARLWRWCCDEREQRHLVLLLRPGITQRWESVPHTAVYVWQQGSDDWQALEPESFMNLVFVGQRASDEEGADEESAKERAKGQALFLDVLATSISQLALSREHHIDTESLLLRNNADFFHVMEQWASLRDRPYHPTAKAKQGLNADEYRRYVAEFAAPVTLNWVAVAKTHLQCGDGISDTTAQYPARYLLPAAEQAALQQELVARGIAATHIALPVHPWQFDHILQPQLGEAFRHGDCHRLDFRADGYLPTSSLRSMTPCFASADYLKLPMAVYSLGASRYLPAVKMINGGLSEALLRQARRQDALLQQRLYLCDEGKWWAFMPPQATLFDEAPRHLSALVRTYPAELFDNPDYRLLPMAALATPLPGRRRHFFDDWLAYRQLAADAQGVETLFAELCRCFFDINFRLFRLGMLGEIHGQNAVLVWKAGEAHGVLLRDHDSLRIHVPTLEQHGMQDPVYRIKQGHANTLYHDRLDDLLFWLQTLGIQVNLRAIIDTLADTYALSAARLWQVMQTEINDAIDRTGFHADTHAMLKTRLFDAASWPQKLLITPMIARAGGPGSMPFGKGEVINPFQAIIGK is encoded by the coding sequence ATGAACGCACACCCCCACACCCATGCGCACTATCAGGCGGCCTGCGCCAGCGTGATGCAGGATTTGGTTGACTGCTTGCTGGCCGAGTCATTTTTTGGCAGCGCACCGCTGGCGCTCTACACCCCTGAGTCCTGGCGGCAGCATTATGGCTGTGCTACGCCGTTTGGCGAGTTTACGCGCGACGCGCGCCTGTGGCGCTGGTGTTGCGATGAGCGCGAACAGCGCCATCTGGTGCTGCTGTTGCGCCCCGGCATTACCCAGCGCTGGGAGAGCGTGCCGCACACGGCGGTGTATGTATGGCAGCAGGGCAGCGATGACTGGCAGGCGCTGGAGCCGGAAAGCTTTATGAATCTGGTCTTTGTCGGGCAACGCGCCAGCGACGAGGAGGGGGCGGACGAGGAGAGTGCTAAAGAGAGAGCCAAAGGGCAGGCGCTGTTTTTGGACGTGCTGGCGACCAGTATCTCGCAGTTGGCGTTATCGCGTGAACACCACATTGATACCGAGAGCCTGCTGTTGCGTAATAACGCCGATTTTTTCCACGTGATGGAACAGTGGGCGTCGCTGCGTGACCGCCCCTATCACCCGACCGCCAAAGCCAAGCAAGGGCTGAATGCCGATGAATACCGCCGTTACGTCGCCGAGTTTGCCGCCCCCGTCACGCTGAACTGGGTGGCGGTGGCGAAAACGCACCTGCAATGTGGTGACGGCATCAGCGATACCACTGCTCAGTACCCGGCGCGTTACCTGCTGCCAGCGGCAGAGCAGGCGGCATTACAGCAGGAACTGGTGGCGCGCGGTATTGCCGCTACCCATATCGCCCTGCCGGTTCACCCGTGGCAGTTCGACCATATTCTGCAACCTCAGTTGGGCGAGGCGTTTCGTCATGGCGACTGCCACCGGCTCGATTTCCGGGCAGACGGCTACCTGCCGACCTCGTCATTACGCTCGATGACGCCGTGCTTTGCCAGCGCCGACTACCTCAAATTGCCGATGGCGGTCTACTCGCTTGGCGCATCACGCTATTTGCCCGCAGTGAAAATGATCAACGGCGGCCTGAGTGAAGCGCTGTTGCGCCAGGCGCGCCGTCAGGACGCGCTGTTACAGCAGCGGCTCTATTTGTGCGATGAAGGAAAGTGGTGGGCGTTTATGCCGCCGCAGGCCACCTTGTTTGACGAAGCGCCGCGCCACCTGTCGGCGCTGGTGCGCACCTATCCGGCCGAGCTGTTCGATAACCCGGACTACCGCTTGCTGCCGATGGCGGCGCTGGCAACACCGCTGCCGGGCCGCCGCCGCCACTTCTTTGACGACTGGCTGGCCTATCGCCAGCTGGCGGCGGACGCACAGGGCGTTGAAACGCTGTTTGCCGAACTGTGTCGCTGCTTTTTTGACATCAATTTCCGCCTGTTCCGGCTTGGCATGCTGGGGGAAATCCATGGGCAAAACGCTGTGCTGGTCTGGAAGGCGGGCGAAGCGCACGGGGTATTGCTGCGTGACCACGACTCACTGCGTATTCACGTCCCGACGCTGGAGCAACACGGGATGCAAGACCCGGTGTATCGCATCAAGCAAGGGCACGCCAACACGCTGTACCACGACCGGCTCGATGACCTGCTGTTCTGGCTGCAAACGCTGGGGATTCAGGTCAACCTGCGGGCGATTATCGACACGCTGGCCGACACCTACGCGCTGTCGGCTGCCCGCCTGTGGCAGGTGATGCAAACAGAAATCAACGACGCGATTGACCGCACCGGTTTTCATGCCGACACGCACGCCATGCTGAAAACCCGGCTGTTCGACGCCGCCAGCTGGCCGCAGAAACTGCTGATCACGCCGATGATTGCCCGCGCGGGCGGGCCGGGAAGTATGCCGTTTGGCAAAGGCGAGGTGATTAACCCGTTTCAGGCCATCATCGGGAAATAG